GCTTAACAGTTTTCAACGAATCCACAGGTTGGGTTGCACTGCCTGCAACCATTTCTCCTGTCTGTTCTCCTGTTGCCATAGCATTCGCTGCCACAAGCAACATCGCAAAAATGAATGTCTTTTTCATCCTTTAATCTTTTACCTATTAGAACTTAATAAACGAATAAATTAAAGGGGGAAACCATACCTATCTTATCATCCCTACGTCGGCATTACCCGCATCAGGTTCTGAAGGGTATCATCTCAGCAGATTCCAAACGGAATGAGCACCCCTTGATAAGCCACTCTGGCAAATCGCGTGCAAAGGTACGCATAAGCGGACAAAATACCAAACATTTCTGGGCTTTTTAAAGCAAAAGTGCCCAAGAGCATAACTCCAAGGCACTATTATACAAACACTTTTATTCTGTTCCTAACAAATCACAGTACCGTGATTACCATCAATCTCAGTAGCGAGCGCAATGATTACTCGGCTTACACCGGCATCGACTGCAGCCAGCGCATTCTCAATCTTTGGAATCATGCCTCCAGAAATAGTGCCATCAGCTTTATACTGTTCAAAGTCGGCATGTGTAATCTTTGTTATAACCGAGTCGTCATCGTCAGGATCACGAAGCACGCCTTTCTTCTCAAATGAGTAGATAAGCGTCACATCATATATCTCTGCCAATGCCTTTGCTGCTTCTGAAGCTATTGTGTCAGCATTAGTATTAAGCATGTTGCCCTTCCCATCGTGGGTCAGAGGTGCTAATACAGGAACCATTCCCTGTTCAATGATATGGCTCAGTGCTGTGTTTCCTACTTTTTCAACATCACCTACAAAGCCATAGTCCACCCCATCCTTCACAGGACGACGATGAGAGCGTATCACATCGCCATCGGCACCTGTAAGTCCTATGGCGCTTATACCTCTTGCCTGAAGCATCGCCACAACATGCTTATTGACAAGACCGCCATATACCATTGTCACCACTTCGAGCATCTGCTCATCAGTGATACGTCGTCCATTCACCATCTGCGACTCAATCCCCAGACGTGATGCCACCTGCGTGGCACGACGGCCACCACCATGAACAAGCACCTTACGTCCTTCAATAGCGCCGAAATCATTAAGCAGCTGTGCTAACTGTAACTCATCTTCTACTATGGCACCGCCAACTTTCACCAATGTCAGTTTCTCTTTCATAATAATATATAATGTGTAGTTCTTATTATCATACAGATCGTTTTTTACTTAAAACCCGATTCCTTCTTTTACAGGAAACGGCAAAAGTCTCCGTTTTATTGCATTTTTAGTGAAACTTTGTTAATTTCTCACGATTTTAACAAACAAAGTTTCACCTGCGAACCTTTTGTGCACACTAACCTCGTTATTTTGCATGCGAAATCAAGAAACAACGAACTAATAATATAAACTAAAAACTCAAAGAACAATGAACAACGAAATGATTCTCAATCGTCGCGAACAGAAAATCAAGAGTATTCTCAACGCAACAGCTACTGCCTTCAACAACTCTCTGCGCAGTGTATCTTCTTACTACGGTCAGGTCTTGGAACGCGAAATCAACAACAGGCAGACACTCGCACTTTTAAACGCGCAGATTGCATTCATAATGGCAGTTTTCCCAATGGACTGTTCCCTACTCCTTCGCTCGCTCTGCGGATGCTGGCTTGTACTGGCCCTGTTGAAATGTAAGGAGCTGCTCTGAACGAGGTATATATCAAACAGCAACGGACTTCTTTGGAGTAAAGAAATCCGCTGCTGTTCAAAACATTTTACTTACACGGTGGATGCCATCTATAAGGGCATCCACCTCTTCTTTTGTATTGTATAGTGCAAACGAAGCACGCACAGTACCCGTAACACCGAGGCGCGTCATAAGTGGATGAGCGCAGTGGTGTCCAGTACGCACCGCAATGCCCAGTCGGTCGAGCAATGTTCCCATGTCAAGATGATGAATATCACCAACAAGGAACGAGACGACGGCATCCCGATGAGATGAGAGGTGAGAATTGAGAGGTGAGAGATGGGGTCCGAAGATACGGATATTCTCTATCTCCTGCATGCGCTCCATACAGTAACGGGTCAGTTCCTGTTCGTGAGCCTCGATATTATCAAGACCCAGAGAGAGCATATAGTCTATGGCAGTAGCCAGACCGTGGGTAGCCACATAGTCTGGGGTTCCAGCCTCAAACTTCAACGGTAGCTGTTCGAACGTTGTCTTTTCCCACGACACCTTATCAATCATCTCACCTCCACCTTGGTAAGGCGGCATCTTTTCAAGCAGTTTCTCCTTACCATATAGTACACCTATACCAGTAGGACCATACATCTTGTGTCCACTGAATGCATAGAAGTCGCAGTCAAGATCCTGCACATCAATCTTCATGTGGGGCGCACTCTGAGCACCATCCAGCAACACAGGTATATCATGTTCGTGAGCCAGGCGGATAATCTCCTTTACAGGGTTAACGGTGCCTAACACATTGCTCACATGGCAGATGCTGACAAGCTTCGTTCGAGATGAGAGGTGAGAACTGAGAGTTGAGAGGTCAAGAAGCCCATCGTCAGTAATTGGAAGATGGCGTACCACAATTCCCCTTTTTTGTGCCTGTAGCTGCCAAGGCACTATGTTTGAATGGTGCTCCATGTCGCTAACCAGCACCTCATCACCCTCTTTCATGAATGCCTCGCAGAAGGTCTGAGCAACAAGGTTTATGCTTTCTGTAGTGCCACGCGTAAAAATCACCTCACTTAGACTCTTGGCATTGATGAACGAACGCACCTTCTCGCGCGCTGACTCATGAAGGTCGGTAGCCTGCTGTGACAAATAGTGAACGCCACGATGTACATTGGCATTTACATTGAGATACTCGTTGCGCATGGCATCCAGCACACAGAGCGGTTTCTGTGTAGTGGCAGCATTGTCAAGATAGACCAATGGCTTATTATATACCGTCCTCGAGAGTATCGGGAAATCTTCGCGAATCTTGTTTACGTCGTACATCTTTATTGAGTTTTGTCCGCCACGGCGGAACCTTGTTTGTTTTTCAGCTTTCTATCGGCAAAGCTTACATCCTTCGCACTTATTGAGCTCACCACGAAAACGTTTCTCTACCAGGTAATGCAGTCGGTCTCTCAATGGAACAAGACTTATCTGGTCAATAACCTCACGAATGAATGCCACCTGTAGAAGCATGCGAGCCTCAGCCTCAGGGATACCACGCTGACGCATATAGAACAGTGCAGCATCGCTGAGCTGTCCCACGGTAGAGCCATGGGCGCACTTCACATCATCGGCATAGATTTCAAGCATAGGCTGGGTGTACATATGCGCTTCACGAGTAGTGGTGAGGTTCTGGTTTGTCATCTGCGATGTTGTCTTCTGTGCCCCTGGCGACACCAGCACACGTCCTGCAAAAGCGCCAGTGGACTTATCGTCCAGAACATACTTGTATAATTCGTTTGAAGTACAGTGCTGAGCGTTGTGCACAATAAGGGTATTGTTATCTACATGCTGCTGTTTGTCAGCAATGACACATCCGTTACAGGTGCACTCTGCCCCATCGCCAGAGAGCGTGAGGTCGAGCTTGTTACGTGTGATGCCATTATGAAGGGTTATAACATTATGTCGCACCCTACTGTCACGCTCCTGATTGACATACACATTGCTTACACGCACATTCTTGGCATGAGTCTCCTCAAGACAATACATGTCAATCTTGGCATTAGCACCGGCAAACACCTCAATCACCTGAGTTGCAAGGAAGTTGCGGTCATCGGCAGAATGGTCGCAGAACAGCAGTTTAACCTCTGCCCCCTCCTCAGCCACGATGAGCACACGTCGGTTAACCATCATATCAGGCACCTGTTTCTCAGCATTGCGTGGTGTTGCCTTCAGAATATTTATAACCTGTATAGCCTTGTCAATGACAACTCCTTTTGGAACATAGACAAGCAGTCCATCCTGAGCCAGCATGGTGTTTAGTGCGGTAACGGCATCCTCATCAGTCTTAGCGAGCGTTGCATAATATTTCGCCACGATGTCCTGACGCTCCTTCATAGAACCGATGAACACACCATCCTGCAGAAGATTCTTTGGTGCAGCATCGCCATAGAAAGAGTCGTTGACAACGAAATAGAGTAGTGTGGAAAGGTTTGGCACATCACAACGGAATGCCTCGTAAGGGTCAACAGGAATCTTAAGACGATTAAGATTTACGCCGAAGTCGGGCTCGAAGAGCTTAGCCACGTCAGTGTACTTATAGCGTTCTACTATCTTACTCTGAGCAGCATCCTTCTTTACAGCATGTTTGTTGGGGAACCCGAGCTTCTTGAAATTCTCGAATGCCACATCACGCACTGCATTCATCGCCACTGGTGCATTGGCAAATATCAGGTCACGGCACTGCTGATAAAGGTCTATATATTGAGCCTCACTATTCATTTGCTTCTGCTTTTATCCAGTCGTAACCACGTTCCTGTATCTGCTGAGCCAGCTCGGGGCCGGCAGTCTTCACAATCTGTCCTTTGTACAGCACGTGTACCACATCTGGACGAATCATATCGAGAAGACGGTCATAATGGGTGATGACTATGCACGACGTCTCCGCAGTCTTCAGCGTGTTAACGCCCTCTGCCACAATACGCATGGCATCAACATCAAGGCCAGAGTCAGTCTCGTCAAGGATGGAGAGCTTCGGCTCGAGCATTGCCATCTGGAATATCTCGTTACGCTTCTTCTCACCTCCACTGAAGCCCTCGTTCACAGAGCGGTTTGCCAGTTTGTTGTCCAGTTCAACAATCTTCTGCTTCTCACGCATGAGCTTCATGAACTCACCAGCCTTAAGCTCGGGAAGTCCCTGATATTTGCGTTTCTCGTTGACAGCAGCCTTCAGGAACTGACTCATAGGCACACCTGGTATCTCAATAGGATACTGGAAAGAGAGAAACAGTCCTTCATGAGCACGATCCTCAGGTTTCATCTCAAGAAGGTTCTTCCCATTGAACCAAGCCTCACCTTCAGTGACTTCATATAAAGGATTACCCACAAGAACAGCACTAAGTGTTGACTTACCAGAACCGTTAGGACCCATGATGGCATGTGTCTCACCATCTTTGATTGTGAGGTTTATGCCACGCAGTATCTCCTTGTCGCCGATTTTTGCATGAAGATTTCGAACTTCTAACATATATCTCTTTTGTTTTTAGTAACAAACATGTAATTTTGAAAAAGGTGCCGCAAGTCATTGACCTACAGCACCTTGCTTTTCAAGCTTTGTACCCAGACCCGGGGTCGAACCGGGACGGGTTGCCCCACTGGTGTTTGAGACCAGCGCGTCTACCGATTCCGCCATCTGGGCTCTAAAAGCGGTGCAAAGGTAATGATAAAATTTGAAACTCACAAAATTATCTCATAAAAATATTAAAAATAGTTGGAAGTTATGTCTTTATTTCGTAACTTTATCCCCACAAAAACAATTATCAATACCTGAATACGATTTTACCAACTAAACCATACGCTATGAGCACACTAAAATCCGACTATTCGAAAGACAACTATTGCATTATATTAGCAGGCGGTAAGGGTCGTCGTTTGTGGCCTTCAAGCCGTGAGGGACGCCCCAAACAATTCATTGATTTCTTCGGTACCGGCCGTTCGCTCCTGCAGAGCACCTTCGACCGCATGGCCAACATCGTCCCTCAAGACCATATTTATATATGTACTGGTGCGGAGTATGTTCACTGGGTTAAAGAACAGTTGCCCGATCTCAACGAGCGTTGCCTGATGGTAGAGCCCGTGAACCGAAATACGGCAGGCAGCGTGGCATGGGCTATGCTTAATATCCAAAAGATAAACATGACGGCAAATATCGTCATCATGCCCAGTGACCAGTTTATCACAGATGAGGAAGCTTTCCGCAAGAACATCATTGAAGGTCTCGACCTCGTGGCCCGTCAGCACATGGCGCTGATTATGGGTATCAAGCCCTCGCGCCCCGAGCCTGGTTATGGTTATATACAGATGGGCAGCGACTCCATCCAAGAGAATGTGTTTGCCATCCAGTCGTTTGTGGAGAAGCCTGAGCGTGAGTTTGCCCGACTGTTCATGGAGAGTGGCGAGTTCCTGTGGAACACAGGTATCATACTCTGCGGAGCCACCTATCTGCGCGAATGTCTGCGTAAGCTATTCTTCGAACTATTCGTCCCTGGTATGTGTGAGAACCACGACTACACCATAGACCAGATCATCGACTTCATTGAGCGCAACTACGCTTCGCTGCCCAACATCGCTATCGACCAGGGCGTGCTGCAGCAGTCAGACAATGTGTATGTCATGAAGTGTAGCTTCGGATGGGCCGACATTGGTACGTGGCATTCCATCTATGAGGGTATGCAGAAGACCGACGGCGACAACGTAGTACTCGACTCAAAGGTAATCATGGAGGACTGCCGCAATAACATCATCTGTCTGCCCAAGGGGCATATAGGTGTCATCAATGGTCTGGAAGGTTATATCATTGCCGAGCAGGACAATATGCTGCTGATATGTCCTAAGGAAGACTCTTCAGCACTCATTCGGAAATACGTGAATGAGGTGGGAATAAAATACGGCGACGAATACATCTAACATAAAAATTTGGGGCTTACCACTTGGCAAGCCCCAAACTTTTATATCACTTATTTTGCTGAGAACTCAGCAAAAATCTTGTCTGCTATCTGTTTCATCTCCTCGGCTGGAAGCTGAAGCTTCTCACGACGGAAGTCAACATCTGCCTCAGTGTTCATAGGAATGAGGTGTATGTGAGCATGAGCAACCTCAAGGCCAAGCACCACCTGAGCAACCTTCTTACATGGGAAAGCCTTCTTCAGGGCCACTGCCACCTGCTTTGCAAACTGCTGGTAACGGGCAATCTCATCATCCTCCATATCGAAGATGTAATCTACCTCACGACGAGGAATGACAAGTGTGTGACCCTTAACTACCGGATTAATATCAAGGAAAGCATAGAACTCATCGTTCTCTGCACACTTATAGCTGGGAATCTCACCAGCTGCTATCTTGCTGAAAATATCCATACTGACTTAGTTTAGAGTTGAGAGTTTAGAGTTGATAATTATCCAACTGTGATCTTCTCGATACGCAGCTTGATGGTGCCGCGTGGAATCTTTACTTCCACCTCGTCGCCAACCTTGTGGTTAAGCAGTCCCTGAGCAATAGGTGTCTGTATAGAGATCTTACCCTCACGCAGGTTTGCCTCGTTCTCGCTCACAATAGTATATGTCATGCGAGCCTTGGTTGCAAGGTTAGTCATCTCAACCTTTGACAGAATCTGTACAGAGTCAGTAGAGAGACGGCTTGTATCTACGATCTTTGCATCGGTGATAGCCAGCTTCAGCTGGTTAATCTTTGCCTCCAGATGAGCCTGTGCTTCCTTAGCTGCCTCATACTCCGAGTTCTCGCTCAGGTCGCCTTTATCACGTGCTTCCGCAATGGCTGCCGAAGCCTTGGGACGCTCTATTCCCTCCAAATGTTTCAGTTCGGCTATGAGCTTATCATAGCCTTCTTGTGACATGTATGCCATATTCCTTAGTTTTTAATTATTATTTTCTTATTGTTTTCCTTGGATTAGCAAAAAACAAAGAATCCCGACTTTCTTTCGTCGGAATCCTTGCTATCAAAATGTCTTTAACTATTATCCGTCGGCAAAGGTAATAAGTTTTTCTGATACGCCCAAATTTTGACGGTAAAAAAATGCTAATGCTCTGTCAGGCCATTTATTACCATTGCAATTCTTCTCAGTCCTTCCATCATCTGAGAGCGTGGACAAGCAATATTAATCCTTATGAAATGCTGTCCGCAGGCAGGATCATACATCGTGCCACTATTCACCTGCACACGTCCTTCTTTCAACAGGCGTTCGGTCAGCTCGTCAGCTGAGATATGCGTAGCGCTTATGTCCACCCACACAAGATATGTACCCTCAAGCGGTGTAAATGCCAACTGTGGCAGATGCTCGGCAAAGAAGTCGCTTAGCGCCTCATAGTTACTATAGATATACTCACACAGTTGGTCAAGCCACTCTTCGCTCTCGTTATAGGCAGCCTGCAGCGCCACCACCCCAAAAGGATTAACATCGCACACCTCGTTCTGGTTTATAGCACGGTCTATTTTCTCCCTCCACTCAGCCTTTGAGCAGATTATGTTGGCAATCTGCAAGCCGGCAGTATTAAACGACTTCGAAGGTGAGGTACAAACTATTGCATTCTCCAACCCTTCGTCAACAGTGCCATAAGGCACATATCGGTTACCACGATATGTCAGCTCATTATGAATCTCGTCAGAGACCACTATAACGCCATGCTCCTTACATATATTATATACGCGCGCGAGCTCTTCCCTACTCCACACCCTTCCTGCGGGGTTATGAGGATTACATAATATCAGCAGTTTCGTCCGCTCGTCGGAAGCCTTCTCTTCTAGATCAGCAAAATCCATCTCGTATGTGAGGGGTGAAGAGTGAGAGATAAGAGGCGAGCATACCACTTCGCAGCCGTTGTTCCTGATGGAAGAGAAGAAGCAGTTATAGACAGGTGTCTGCACTATGACCTTGTGGCCTGGCTCTGTAAACGCCTTCACTATAACCGACAAGGCAGGCACCACGCCCGAGGTATATTGTATCCACGAGCGGTCTATCGTCCACTGATGGCGATGCTTAAACCATGAGATTACGGCATCATAATAGCTGTCAGGCACAAGCGTATAACCAAATACGCCATGCTCCACCCTACGGTGCAGAGCATCAATGATGGCAGGTGAGGTTTTAAAGTCCATGTCAGCCACCCACATGGGTATGACACCGTCCTCAGGCGTCTCATCCCACTTATAGCAGCCCGTACCGCGACGTGTTACCGGCGTATCAAAATCATAGATTTGCATCGCTCTTGACTTTAAAGCTGTTATTAGTGCTTACCTTTTTCTTCAATCACACAGTTCGCCGGCTGCTTAATATTCTCATCAATAGTGACAGAGCCTATTGAGTCAGCCACGATATGTCCCGAGGTAGGGTTCTTGATATTCTCAATGTGTCCACGAATATCGGCCTGAACAGTACTGTATTCAAACACGCGGTCACATGCAGCATCGAAAGTACAGTTCTCCAGCACCAGACTGTCTGCATAGCAGAGCAGCTGCTCGCCTGCCAGATGACAATTGACAAGTCGCACATTCTTAGAGTGCCATGCCAGATACTCACCGTCAAGCACGGAGTCACGTATGGTAACATTCTCACACTCCCAAAACGAATCCTTCGTAACAATGTTTGCATTGCTTAGCTCCACGTTCTTACAATATTGGAAGACATACTTCGAATCGCTCTTCAGTCCGTCAATACGTATATTCTCGCAGAACATGAACGGATATGTACCTTCATGCAGCTCAAGATTCTTCGCAACGATGTTCGTGCATCGCCAGAAGGTCTCGTCAGCATCGTTAATCAGTACGTTCTCAAGACGAAGGTTATGCATCTCGCGAAACATCTTCGGTCCGTCAATCTGTGTGTTGGTCATAACCAAGTCGTTAGAATACCACAGGGCCGAGCGAGCGCCCTCGTCGAACTTACAGTTGTCAATCTTCAAGCCATCAACATGCCAGAACGGGTATTTACCCCAGAAGTGGCATCCAACGGCTTCGATGTCAGAGCATTCTTTCACTGCACTCTCGCCATCGCCGATTGTCACCTGCTCAAGTCTCAAGTGATGCCGTTCAAAGAGCGGACGTTCACCTTCGAAATGCTGTTTAACAATAACATCCATTGTAGTCGTAGTCGTTTTTTTGTTTATTTGTTTTTGATGACAAAATGATTCTGTTTAGTTGGTCTTGAACTGATATTTCACCTCAGCCAGTTCCTTGTTTGCCTTTTCTATCTTTTCCTTCAGGCCATTCTTGTATGCTGCGAGACGCTCAGCAAGAGCCTCATCGCTAAGAGCGAGCATCTCTACAGCGAGGATTGCTGCATTCTGAGCACCGTTTACGCCCACCGTTGCTACAGGTATGCCAGGAGGCATCTGAATGATTGAGAACATGGCATCAAGACCATCGAGCATGCCCTTGATGGGTACACCGATAACAGGCAGAGTAGTAGAAGCCGCGATAACGCCTGGCAGAGCAGCAGCCATGCCAGCACCTGCTATAATCACGCGCAGTCCGCGCTCCTTGGCTGTACGGGCGAATGTCTCCACAGAATCAGGAGTACGGTGGGCAGACAGAGCGTTGACTTCAAACGGCACCTGCATCTCATCAAGGAACTTGCAGGCTTTCTCCATTACGGGCAGGTCACTTGTACTGCCCATGATAATACTAACTTTAGGATTCATATCTTTTTCGTTATTACATTATTTCATTATCACAAGAACAACACTCCAAGTGCGGCACAGACAAGCCCTATATAGAAGCCCGCTACTACCTGTGCCAACGAGTGCTGGCGGAGAATCATCCTGGCAGAGCCCATGACACCTCCTACCACAAACACCACACAGAGCCACCACACCGGATTGAAGCCGAAGATTTCGGAGAAGGCGAAGAGGGCGCCTGCCACTCCGCCTATTGCTGCAGTATGAGTTGACACTTTCCACCACACATTTATTACAGCACATACTATCTGTACCAATAGAGCTGCCATGAGAATACTGCTCACGAAATGAAACACGTTCATATAACGCAGCAGCCACACACAGGAGAGATAGCACACTATTGACACTACATAGGGCACCATGCGTCGTTCACGCTGACCAAGCTCTATGAGCGTCCAACCGTGATAGCGGCGATAGAAATGAATCAGCAGTGTGGGAAGAAGTATGGTGAACAGATAGATTATTGCTATGACCTGCAACCTGTAGTCTATGGGCAGCAATGCCAGATAGCTGAAGGTAAACAGCAGTATCAGTCCCATCAGCGGGAGATAGAAAGGAGTGAACACCATGCTCACAACCCTTGACAAGTATATTATCGTCTTTTCTCTGCTCATTTCCTTAATCGTGCTACTGGTATTCCTAACTGGTCACGGTACTTTGCCACTGTGCGGCGCGCTATAGGATAGCCTCGACGCTTCAGTTCGTCTCTTATAGCATCGTCACTAAGTGGTTTCTTCTTATCCTCGCCATTGATAATCTCACGAAGTGCCGACTTTATCTCGCGTGACGACAGCTCTTCACCTTCGTCAGTAACGAAGCTATCGTTGAAAAAGAATTTCAATGGGAAGATGCCCCATCGTGTTAGCATATATTTCGAGTTGACCACTCGTGATATTGTTGATATGTCAAGTCCGGTCTTAGCAGCCACATCTTTCAGTATCATTGGACGGAGCGACGACTCGTCACCATCCTCGAAAAAGCGGTGCTGCAACTGGACAATGGCTTTCATCGTAAGCATCAACGTGCGACGACGGCTTTTCACTGCCTCTATGAAGTTCTGTGCTGCATCAACCTTCTGTTTAGTATAGAGCAGAGCCTCTTTCATCTGACGCGACAGCCCGTCACGGTTCTGCTGGTAGTCTTTCAGCAGACTGCTAAACGATTGCGACACCTGCATCTGTGGTATGTCGCCACTATTAAGCGATGCGGTTATGGTGCCATCGTCCTGTGTATCTACAATGAAATCGGGCGTTATCTGCTGCATGGAGCGTCCCACGGTCTCACCCAGTGACGTGCCTGGCTTCGGATTAAGACGTCGCAGCTCTTTCTGTAAAACCTCTGCCTGGGCATCGGTCAACGACAGGACCTGTCTCAGCCTGTGCCAGTGTTTCTTTGTGAACTCATCGAAGTAATCACGGATTACGGTTTCCATAAGTTCAGTAAGCCGCGACTTCTCACGACGTTCAATCTGCAACAGCAGACATTCCTGAAGCGAGCGTGCACCAATGCCGGCTGGGTCAAACTCCTGCAGCTTTCTTAGCACTTGTTCAATCTCAGACACTGTCACATCCATGCTATGATAGATTGCAAGCTCGTCAGAAATACTCTCAAGATCCTTACGGAGAAGCCCATCATCATCAAGAGAGCCTATGAGATATTCCATGATATCGCGCTCACGCTCAGTAAGCTGCACCTCACTCATCTGCTGTTTCAGCTGGTCATAGAAAGACAACGACTCTCCATAGACCATCTCTTCACGTTCCTCAGTGGTTGGCATGCCGCCATGATAGACAGGCAAGTCTTCATCGTCACGTCCTATATACTCAAGGGCCGCATCGAGAGCATCGCTACGCTCTTCGCGCTCACGCTCCTGGTCATAATCGTCAGTATTTTCTGGAGAATCGGAACCCTCTGATATTTCTGGCGAATCAGCATAATCGGGATAGTCGTCGGAAACGCTGCTCTCAAGCGCAGGATTATCGTGCATCTCAGTCTCTATACGCTCTATGAGCTGCGTGATAGGCAGCTCTACCAGCTGAGACTGAAGATACTGCTGAGCAGTTATGCTCTGCTGCAGTTTCTGTTCCTGTTTCTGTTCTTGTATCTGCTTTTGAGGCATCGTTCACACTACTCAACCTTTATAAAACGCTTTAAGCTCCTCGGCATATTCCGCCAACTGCTCCGTATCACCATTACCATAACGTCTCCACACCTTTTTGCAAGGAGCGAGAAGCGGCATTGGTGATGAGACGCGACGGTTCAGGTAAGGGTCACAGAGCTGATAGGTTTTTAACACGCTGACCACGAGGGCTGTTTCAATCTTCATAAGACGGGCCAGTTCC
This region of Prevotella sp. E13-27 genomic DNA includes:
- the argB gene encoding acetylglutamate kinase, which encodes MKEKLTLVKVGGAIVEDELQLAQLLNDFGAIEGRKVLVHGGGRRATQVASRLGIESQMVNGRRITDEQMLEVVTMVYGGLVNKHVVAMLQARGISAIGLTGADGDVIRSHRRPVKDGVDYGFVGDVEKVGNTALSHIIEQGMVPVLAPLTHDGKGNMLNTNADTIASEAAKALAEIYDVTLIYSFEKKGVLRDPDDDDSVITKITHADFEQYKADGTISGGMIPKIENALAAVDAGVSRVIIALATEIDGNHGTVIC
- a CDS encoding ATP-binding protein → MNNEMILNRREQKIKSILNATATAFNNSLRSVSSYYGQVLEREINNRQTLALLNAQIAFIMAVFPMDCSLLLRSLCGCWLVLALLKCKELL
- a CDS encoding aminotransferase class V-fold PLP-dependent enzyme produces the protein MYDVNKIREDFPILSRTVYNKPLVYLDNAATTQKPLCVLDAMRNEYLNVNANVHRGVHYLSQQATDLHESAREKVRSFINAKSLSEVIFTRGTTESINLVAQTFCEAFMKEGDEVLVSDMEHHSNIVPWQLQAQKRGIVVRHLPITDDGLLDLSTLSSHLSSRTKLVSICHVSNVLGTVNPVKEIIRLAHEHDIPVLLDGAQSAPHMKIDVQDLDCDFYAFSGHKMYGPTGIGVLYGKEKLLEKMPPYQGGGEMIDKVSWEKTTFEQLPLKFEAGTPDYVATHGLATAIDYMLSLGLDNIEAHEQELTRYCMERMQEIENIRIFGPHLSPLNSHLSSHRDAVVSFLVGDIHHLDMGTLLDRLGIAVRTGHHCAHPLMTRLGVTGTVRASFALYNTKEEVDALIDGIHRVSKMF
- the sufD gene encoding Fe-S cluster assembly protein SufD, whose protein sequence is MNSEAQYIDLYQQCRDLIFANAPVAMNAVRDVAFENFKKLGFPNKHAVKKDAAQSKIVERYKYTDVAKLFEPDFGVNLNRLKIPVDPYEAFRCDVPNLSTLLYFVVNDSFYGDAAPKNLLQDGVFIGSMKERQDIVAKYYATLAKTDEDAVTALNTMLAQDGLLVYVPKGVVIDKAIQVINILKATPRNAEKQVPDMMVNRRVLIVAEEGAEVKLLFCDHSADDRNFLATQVIEVFAGANAKIDMYCLEETHAKNVRVSNVYVNQERDSRVRHNVITLHNGITRNKLDLTLSGDGAECTCNGCVIADKQQHVDNNTLIVHNAQHCTSNELYKYVLDDKSTGAFAGRVLVSPGAQKTTSQMTNQNLTTTREAHMYTQPMLEIYADDVKCAHGSTVGQLSDAALFYMRQRGIPEAEARMLLQVAFIREVIDQISLVPLRDRLHYLVEKRFRGELNKCEGCKLCR
- the sufC gene encoding Fe-S cluster assembly ATPase SufC — its product is MLEVRNLHAKIGDKEILRGINLTIKDGETHAIMGPNGSGKSTLSAVLVGNPLYEVTEGEAWFNGKNLLEMKPEDRAHEGLFLSFQYPIEIPGVPMSQFLKAAVNEKRKYQGLPELKAGEFMKLMREKQKIVELDNKLANRSVNEGFSGGEKKRNEIFQMAMLEPKLSILDETDSGLDVDAMRIVAEGVNTLKTAETSCIVITHYDRLLDMIRPDVVHVLYKGQIVKTAGPELAQQIQERGYDWIKAEANE
- a CDS encoding mannose-1-phosphate guanylyltransferase — translated: MSTLKSDYSKDNYCIILAGGKGRRLWPSSREGRPKQFIDFFGTGRSLLQSTFDRMANIVPQDHIYICTGAEYVHWVKEQLPDLNERCLMVEPVNRNTAGSVAWAMLNIQKINMTANIVIMPSDQFITDEEAFRKNIIEGLDLVARQHMALIMGIKPSRPEPGYGYIQMGSDSIQENVFAIQSFVEKPEREFARLFMESGEFLWNTGIILCGATYLRECLRKLFFELFVPGMCENHDYTIDQIIDFIERNYASLPNIAIDQGVLQQSDNVYVMKCSFGWADIGTWHSIYEGMQKTDGDNVVLDSKVIMEDCRNNIICLPKGHIGVINGLEGYIIAEQDNMLLICPKEDSSALIRKYVNEVGIKYGDEYI
- a CDS encoding HIT family protein, yielding MDIFSKIAAGEIPSYKCAENDEFYAFLDINPVVKGHTLVIPRREVDYIFDMEDDEIARYQQFAKQVAVALKKAFPCKKVAQVVLGLEVAHAHIHLIPMNTEADVDFRREKLQLPAEEMKQIADKIFAEFSAK
- the greA gene encoding transcription elongation factor GreA; amino-acid sequence: MAYMSQEGYDKLIAELKHLEGIERPKASAAIAEARDKGDLSENSEYEAAKEAQAHLEAKINQLKLAITDAKIVDTSRLSTDSVQILSKVEMTNLATKARMTYTIVSENEANLREGKISIQTPIAQGLLNHKVGDEVEVKIPRGTIKLRIEKITVG
- a CDS encoding MalY/PatB family protein: MQIYDFDTPVTRRGTGCYKWDETPEDGVIPMWVADMDFKTSPAIIDALHRRVEHGVFGYTLVPDSYYDAVISWFKHRHQWTIDRSWIQYTSGVVPALSVIVKAFTEPGHKVIVQTPVYNCFFSSIRNNGCEVVCSPLISHSSPLTYEMDFADLEEKASDERTKLLILCNPHNPAGRVWSREELARVYNICKEHGVIVVSDEIHNELTYRGNRYVPYGTVDEGLENAIVCTSPSKSFNTAGLQIANIICSKAEWREKIDRAINQNEVCDVNPFGVVALQAAYNESEEWLDQLCEYIYSNYEALSDFFAEHLPQLAFTPLEGTYLVWVDISATHISADELTERLLKEGRVQVNSGTMYDPACGQHFIRINIACPRSQMMEGLRRIAMVINGLTEH